TGACGATATACTGAGTTTGATTAGTGAAGAGATAGATGATTTGGATGAATTAGGCATTTTGAATGATGATTTCTATGAAAAACTTATTCAAAGCATTCAAGGCTATGATAAGATAGTTGACCTTAAGAAATCTGATAAATATTTATTACGAAGTTATCTTGGTACAGAGTCAGAATCTTATATAAGTAGGTATACCCAGGTAGTTCATCATTTACTCAATAAAGCCATTTTACCCAGAGTGAGTAAAGCCAATCAGGAAGCGGCGTATGATATAATAAATAGAATTTATGAATATGTTTGAACCCAAAAGTGAAATTATTTTATCTCGTAAAGAGTTTGAGCAGAGGCTAAATTTACTGATAGAACAAGGGCGGCAAAGAAAAATCGTGCTCAATGCGGACGCAGGTTTTGACATAAAGCATTTGACAAGAATAAGGGCATTACCTAATCAAAGAATAGATTTTGCGACAGTCAATGAACTGGCACGTACTACTGTCAATGCACTAGTAAAACTGAATAGTCTTGTAAATGATATAAATAATCAAGAAAGGGTAGATGAATAAATTTGAATCCAATAAAGAGTTTGTGCATTCCCGCAAAGAATTTGAAAGAAGCGGTCACCTGCTAAATGAAGGTTTTCATAGAGATAAGATAAAAATTTATGCACACATGACTCTGACTATCAAGAGCATAAAAAGAACCCGAGTACTACCTAATCAGAGGCTTGATTTGGCTACAGTAAACGAGTTTGCCCGTAATGTATCTAATTTTTCAGATAAAATAATTAACCATTCTTCAGGCAAAAATGATCAAAAAAGTTAGATGAGTAGATTTGAAGATAATAGAGAGTTTATTCATTCTCGTAAAGAGTTTGAGCGAAAGCTTCACTCCCTACAAGAGCAGATGAGGCAAAATAAGTTTAAAATTACAGTAAATAGTTCTGGACTTATAACAGGATTAGAAAAGGCAAGGTTATTACCAAGCCATAGAATAGATTTGTTTACAGTAAATGAATCGTTACGTGCCTGTGCAAATATGATAGAACAAATGCAATATCACAAAGATGAAGAAAAAGAATAAGCATGGAATGCCTCCACCTTCTTCCAGAATTAGGTTTGAGCATAATATTTATTTGGTACTTGAGGAGGCTTTGCAAGCAATTGAACAGGATAACATTGAAAATAGTAATCTTTGGGCATCAGCTCCTCACTTGGTAAAAGCAAGGTACCTTCCTAATAGAAGGCTGGATTTGCCTACAGTGAATGAAATGCTTAGACTTCATGGAAATACGATGGATTGGAAGAAGTATATAGATTTTGAATTTTTAAAAGATAAATGATGTGCCATAGCAATGATGAAAGATTGGGATAAAAATCAGGATGTTATGCAAGTGTGCTTGAATGGGCACCAAATTACAGATAGTTATTTGCGATCTCCACATTTAGCAGAAGATTATTGCCAGAAATGTGGAAAAGAAACAATCGTGGCTTGTCCCAATTGTCAGACACCAATTAAGGGTGACTATTATTATCCTGGCGTTGTTGATTTAACAGGTTTTAGAACACCAGTACCAAAAAGATGTTCTAATTGTGGAAAATACTATCCTTGGGGTAAAAAGCTGGAAAAAGTACAACGAAGTAAAAGTGGTTCTTCCTGGTTGCTTACAAGCTTATATACAGCATTGGGGACAGGAGCATTTGTTGTTTATTTTGCCTTACGATTTCCAAGGTTCGAGTTATTGGATTTATTTATTTTGATTGTAGGCTTGGTGTTTACAGTAATGCTATTGCGTAATCCCAAAAATCGTTTTTACAGA
This region of Microscilla marina ATCC 23134 genomic DNA includes:
- a CDS encoding DUF2321 domain-containing protein, translated to MMKDWDKNQDVMQVCLNGHQITDSYLRSPHLAEDYCQKCGKETIVACPNCQTPIKGDYYYPGVVDLTGFRTPVPKRCSNCGKYYPWGKKLEKVQRSKSGSSWLLTSLYTALGTGAFVVYFALRFPRFELLDLFILIVGLVFTVMLLRNPKNRFYRTGGALLTSGAFSHIIPSLVIAYKNTSKAGSETLQLSLNNIHPAIPITMIIAGTIIYSLGGYFEQQGKKRR